The sequence below is a genomic window from Saccopteryx leptura isolate mSacLep1 chromosome 3, mSacLep1_pri_phased_curated, whole genome shotgun sequence.
GGCACTGCTGGCGCGGCGCGCCCCGTCCCTCCACACCCCCGCGCCCTGGAGCGGGGCCCCGAGCCCGGAGCCCCGAGCCCCTCGTACTCAGTGCTGCAGGACCTGCTGCTCGTCCAGGGGTGGGAGACAAGGTCCCTGGCTGGGACCGTATTTAACGTGGGACTCCAGAGTAACAGGCACGCGTGACACGCCCGTGCAGTCCCATCTCTCAGGTCCCTTCGTTTGCGGATCGGATGCTCGGGCTGTCTGCAAAATGCAGAAGCGCAGGATAGGAGGACCTGCCTttgtctgcctctccccacctTGCGCTGCAGTGCCATGCGCCCTCCCACCCGGCCCCGTCGCTGACTGAGTCGGAGAAGGCGGAAAGACAGCCCCGGTTTGTGGGGACAGAGGCTCTACTTGCCTCTGTGAAGAAGCAGGGGACAGCCTACCGTTCTTTGCCGAGCAGAAGACACTCGTTGTAGCTGAGTGCTGTTAAAGTGGGCTGCTTTCAGGCTAAAAAGCAGCATTCAGGGAACACAGCTGATGGCTGCTCCTACTTTGGAAGAATGGTTGCCCATTTTCTTCTTGCTAAAGATTTTGTTGAGATTCAAATAAATTGAGTCCTATGCACTATGCAgcctgtcaaaaataaaaactgtaggtAAATTTGGTAAGGTTTGACATTGTTACTGTTTCGAAGGCAACCGATGGGCAGCCCACCTTGCCCATTCTGACCTCACGGCTGTGCTAGCAGCTGGTCGTCTAGTCCCCAAAGTAGGACAgcgctgagaaagaaaaacaaccccGAACATCTTAAGTTTCAAGCCTCCTTATCGGTTTATATCAGGGAAAGTCAGTTAATTTATACAAGTCAGTAACTCATTAACTTTGTTTTTTGTCAGTGATCCTAGCTGAAATGGATGGAGAGAttattaaattctagtttcaagtcagTCGTTTGGATCATGGCATGATCACAGCCAAAGTAAAACAACCTTTGATATTATGAATACATGAATTGTAGTCTCCCGACTGCTACTCCCAGCTCTGTGATGCTCAGAGCCACTTAGTGTTTCTGAGTCTCTCTGTCGTGTTTTCCTCAGTAAAATGAACAGTTCCGTTAGATCCTTTCTAAGGTCTTCATTTCTAAAGTATGCTTCTTACCAAAATTTGCTTTTATCAATGCTACAGAGGGTATGAATCTTTTAAATCAAACTTagctcatttttttcctttcaggcgACTTTTATTGTTGATGAAGTGAGCAGCATTGTAAAAGAGGTAAGAGGAGAAATGCCTACTTTTTAAATACTTGATTAATGGCTTGTATGAGTGAAAGAATGTGTTTTAAACACTGTCTTGGAATTGTTTCAGCGGAGCCGGTGTTTTGGCATTTCAAATAACAGTTTTTACTTCATTGAATATCTAGATAAGACTTACTCCCATATTGTAGAAACTACGTGTATGTATGGTTGGAGTGTTTATtgggtaaaatatatttaaaatcagaCAGGAACTTTTATATACAAGCATTAGTGTTGAATATTACTAAGGCTTGAGTCTATAACTATAGCATGAAAGACTGGTGGTATACAAGTAACTGTTTCCAGTGTTTAGTGAAGAAAGAGTGGATGTAAAAACTGAGCCAGCTGCCAGTTCCTTAAGGCCTCCTGTTGGTTCAGTTgaggcttgttttatttttcttacattcctATACTGCCCACTTTCTCATTGACCAGGTTGTTTCCCTTGGTAATGAGAATGGGAGACAAAAAATCGACAGCTAGTCTtcattgaataaagaaaatccGTCGCCCGAGCTGGATAGCTGGTtgggtagagcactgtcctgaagcgcagaggttgccggttcgatgccggtcagggcacatacaggagcagctcgatgtctCTGACTcctgctctcccttcccctctctaaaaaatcagccagtaaataaaaagacaaatcaaggGGGCACGCAGAGGACTGACCGTCACGGAGTTTACTTGTAGGGGCAGAAAGGGCAGGCGCTGCTCAGATAGCCACGTCGGACAAGTGACCTTGCACTCCCCGTGCGGTCACTGCACGGTAGGTGGTGGGTTCAGAGCTGGACTCCAGAGTTGGGACAGCACGAACTCAGCGAAGAGGGGCCACACGGCCCAGCGGGGGCGCGTGGAGGGGGCCTGCAGGAGTGAGGGGAACAGGCAGGGCAGCCACTGGCTCAAAGAAAGCCAGCAGATGGTCTGAGAGGAACAGCCCCGTTTGAGGCACGTTTGATGTGGAATTGATCCTAATGCAGATGACTGGCTGCTGCCAGAGTGGTCAAGAGCCACAGCCTAGTTCCGTGAACGTCAAAAACAAAGTGACgaccctggccggtgggctcagcgctagagcgtcggcctggcacgcgggggacccgggttcgattcccggccagggcacataggagaggcgcccatttgcttctccacccccaccccctccttcctctctgtctctcttcccctcccgcagccgaggctccattggagcaaagatggcccgggcgctggggatggctccttggcctctgccccgggcgctagagtggctctggtcgccgcagagcgacgccccgggaggggcagagcattgccccctggtggcagagcgtcgcccctggtgggcatgccgggtggatcccggtcgggcgcatgcgggagtctgtctgactgtctctccctgtttccagcttcagaagaaaacgaaaataaataaagaaaaaaaacaacaaagtgcgttctaccatatatatatttatacattcatcttCCTCTAATAGTGTTTCCCATGGAAAGGGTGTGGGGCGCAGGAAGGTGGGCGAGTCACAGCAGACCTGTGGAAGGGGCATTGGTGAGGAAGTAGCCTTTGGCCCCAGTTTTCTGCAGTGGCTGTGACTGGGTTCCCAGGCAGCAGTGTAGCTGAGGCCGACCTTGCCAGTGTCGCTGGAAGTGTGGAGCACTCTGGTGTGACTTTCCCGTGAGCACCAGCCTCGCCAGCTTTCCTCTGCTGAGGAAATGGCTACTCAAGCTATTTGAACTATTGGGTGGGTCCAAAATGGGAGGcaggtttttctccttccctgaAAAACAGTGACTCCCAAAGTGTGTGTGGAGGGTCCCCAGAGTTCGAGCTgtagcttgagcaaaggttctTGGACGGAGCCCAGATCTAGTAATAACCTGGCCCCTTTAAACCAGggctcctgggccctggcccctggccccatgTTGTGCCCTGAGCTGCGGAGGGGAAGGACCTGGCAGGGAACACAGGAGCTGTGGTAGAACGGGCAGTGGGCTGTGGGTGGAGGCAGCAGGGGCCAGGTGACTTGGGTTTCATGTGATGGCTCGTGGTCCCGGGAGCAGTAGGGGTTCTGTAGGCTGGAATTGGGGTGTGACTGCCGGTGCCTCCTTCCTCAAAAGCAGGCTCACTGGGCTTATGCCAAGGAGCAGACCCGTCGCCAAAAGCGCACAACTCAGACCCTGGCACTGGCTTGCTCTGCGTGCCCCAGCATAGAACTCAAAAGGCACCGAATACTTCTGTTTTAGGCCACTATTGTCATAAAACTCCGCGTTCTGGTTTCTAGCGCAGAAGTTAaaagaggagtggagaagaacACAGATTAGAAGCCGGAGCACTGGCATCAGCACAGAAGGCCCAGAAAATCATAAAATGGGAATATCCTGACCATAGACTGGAGCCAGAGTCGGGGCGAGGGACCCTGCGTACTCTCAATACCCCTTACGGCATGCACCCTCCCCAACAGCACACAGAGAAGACAGGGAGTTtcctaagaaagaaagaattcatcATCAACTTAAATTTTAAGATACATAAGGCTGTTTTTCATTTATCTGAAAAATGTCCTTATGTGGTCAGAAAATTCCCAGAAAATGCTGACTAAAGGATTTATAAACACATGAGAATTTGGATAAGTTTGTATACTGTCAGTCATACAAACAACTGATACAGATTCCTATACCTAGTATACTTTTAAGAAAGGAATTGACAAAGGAAAGTATTTTCTGTTGTAGGAAAATTGTTGCTATTCTCCAGGTGCTAATAGCAACAGTCAAATTAAGTCAAAATGTTAACAGACACTATATAATTAGGAATTCTTAAAAAACAAGTATAAAACCTAAATAAGAtgttatttaacaaaatatatatgcaaaggAGTACTCATGAATACAAATAAACTTACACTTTATTCAGACTCAGCTGTTCTGAAGGTGATGGGCTCCCTACTCACCCGAAGGTGTCTGGGGGCTGTGTCCTACTTGACGGCGTCCTCTGTGCTTTGTCTTCCAGGCCGTGGAAAGTGTCATCGGAGGCAGCGCCTACCAGCACAGCAAGGTCAACCAGTGGACCAACGACGTAGTGGAAAAAACTCTGAGCCAACTCAGCAAGCTGGGAAAACCATTTAAATACATTGGTAATGGGACTGGGCTTCTTGTATATGTGGGTGCTGGTTCTGGGAACTGACCAGAGGAGGGTCTGGTGTCAGAAGAGAGGGATGGTGTTAGTGTTAGAGGGACGGGTGTTAGCCCGTCCTCCAAGTTCCTGGTACAGGTGTCCCTTGTGATGTGCACATGATTTTACTTTAGGTCGTACTGCCTTAAACTGGCCTGTGTGGCCGCTGGGACAGCTGCGGGATCTCACGGCAGGTGCCTGTAGAACGAGCCCAGGGAAGGAAAGGGACGTGCATGAGCTGTCCAAGTCGTAGGACGAGGCGATCTACCCTTAGAACTTTTATCATGAGCCTCAGCCATGAAATCAACATGCACATGCTAAAAGTGGCAGAAGGGAATTTGTGTTGCCATGGAGATTTTGCTAATAAAAGCTGTTTTCATTGAAGTGACCTGCGTAATTATGCAGAAGAACGGAGCAGGATTGCACTCGGCGAGTTCTTGCTTCTGGGACAACTCTACTGACGGTATGGTTCTCATTCACTGGGCGCAAGGGTGTCTGGGTATTTTCCTGAGGGGTTTGCAGTGTCTTCTTGCACTGTTCTGAGATCTAGGTTGTCCAGAGCAGTGTTTTATGACCTGTGTGCTGGGCTGTCGCATGTCTGGGGGTGCATGCGTGTTAGTCACCTTTTAAAGCATTTTGTAGAGAGAGGCTTTCCACAGAGGTGGAGACTCGAGCGTGTCGGCCCTGTGGTGAGAACTGGGGACCGGTGGTGCCGTTCTCCTGACCACTGCCCGTCTGCCCCGCAGGGAGCTGCACCGTGCGGTGGGAGAACAAGACCATGTACTGCATCATCACCACCTTCGGGCTGTCCATCTGACCTCGTCGTCACCCGCGCTCttctcctctgtcaccctctctcCTCCATCTGCTAACCACCAGCCGTGAATTCAGTGAGCACCTTCCCCGTTCTTTGTTTTTGTAGCACTCTCAAAATGGAGAGAAAACACCAAACGACCGCACTGTTCTGCAGTCGGCACACCTCGTCAGAGGAGTTGTTCAGCATAGGCAGTAGAAGCCTGGGCCGCCACTTGTCTTAACTCGATTTCTGCTCAAAGGTGCTAAAAGCTCAAATCTGCTAGTGTGAAACTTTCTCTACTCATTCACGCTAAGTTTTCACACtttgtacttttaaaagttaGAATAAATTATTCCAATTTaaagtttgtgtttttcttcAGAGTCTAAATAGTATCACAGATGAATTCTTCATATTTAGCGGCCTCAGCACCTCTAAAACcgtaaaaagtgaaaaaacaaagctGCGATTTGTCTTTGGCCCTCTCCAGTCCTAGGATTTGCTAACATCCCCCATGAGACCAGGGTCCGGGCAGCTTAGCTGTGTTCTGGTTAGACTTCTGTCTGCCCGGGGAATCACACCCTTCATCCTCAAGTCCCCTCCTAGGGAGCCTGGGCGGTGGGAAGCAGGCGAGCTGACTCCGCTAGCCAGGGGGTGCTAAAGCGCACACGGGCCTGGGTCTGCAGCTCCTGTGTTCTCTATGTACAGGAACAGTCACACCCACAGAAAAATGCTGTAGTCTTTCAGGGTTTGTAGAATGCCTTCCCAATCATTCACTTTGTGCCTGTAACAATCACACCATCATTTATGAATCAGAAAGTGTCTGGAGGATATCCGAGTGAGTGAGGAGGTGGGCCTCAAATGCAGGCCTTGGGGCCTCATCGCACTCCTCCAGTCACAGGAACGTGGTGATAACGGCACCGGCACCTCCACTCGCCTGCCGAAAGGAAAAGCTCTCTCTCGTCCCTGACGCATTCATGTGTGAGTAGTTCACTTAACTCCATATGCaaagagcaaaaaaaattcagtatacataaaaaagatcaaatattaaaaatttattaacatttacCCAAAAGGTAGTATCCAAATATCAAAATGAAGCCATTCCCAAAGTTTgccataaataaacatttattacctTTTGATTGATTACAGTGTTCATTGACGCTAGATTGCCTGTGCTCACGGACAGAGTTCCGGGGTCTAATTCACAGCTCTCTCCTTTGGAGCTTGAACTTCAGTTTGGTTTATTTACAGATATTTATAGTCTTTGTAAAAAGGCAGTTTTCAGTAGCACACGATCCTGTGTTTCATAGTATGGCATGAGAGTTACCAGTATATCTAAAACAAAATTATGGTGAACAGGACGAGATGTCACAGACGGAAGCAACTTCCCTTTGGCCCggggaaaagatttttttcaaaagtctAATCTCTAAGGCAACTGGTTTCTAATAcccttaaaatacataaatatacttTAGTGTTTTAAGTCCAGTCTTCACTAGACATCCCTTTTAATCATCCCTTCCGTAGATTTGTGTTTTTCTCTGTGAAAGGAAGTCCAGGAAGTAAGCTACTGACCACATTATAACCTATTTAACATGACTATACCTTTATTAAATAGTTCATGAAAGATTTGAGGCTGGTGACATTTGTCTTAATTATGTTCCCATGTAGTGGGCTGGGTGTACACAATGGATCTAACCCTACTGCAGTCGGTCCAGGAGCGGCCTGACAAATCTTGAATGTATTTTATGTGTCCCCTTCTCTAGCCTTTCCAATGGGGCTTGAGAGAGAGACCCGCATCCCTTTGCTGCAGTGATGATTTAATAGTAACTCAAGCGGACCAGTTACCCACACGGATAATGCCGCTCTCCCTAGGGAAAAGGAAACCCCAGTGAGTGCCCTCCAGGTTCCCCTAGATGGGACCGGTCTACACACTCATCCCAAAGATGATCTTATTTAAGCTGTTACCATGAAAGAACTAAAGTTGGCCCTTTGACTTTATAATTTCAGTTTGCAAAACTTTGATgctctccaagaaaaaaaaaatttactactgTCTAAAGTTTCTGGCAGACTTTAGCATTTTAACCTAACACCAACGGCACATATAGTACATGCTAAGTATACTTTCAGCAAAATTTTACATGGATTAGGTACTACGTTGATATAGATCATACTccaggaagagaaattaaaaatgcatgaTTTAAGAACCTTTTTTCCCCTTTCgtacttttgtaattttttcttatttccaacTTCgttacaaaaagtaaataaatatgccCATATTGTTCATTTCCTTGACTTGATGGCATGTGAATCAGTATATGAAGATATAAATCATCAGTTTATAATGATCCTGTAGGACAGAAACAGGTTTTAAAGAGTTCTACGTTGTACGGCCAAAGCCCTCAAACATTTTACATTTACTGATAACAGCATTCCTAATTATggacaattatttttataatgattaaaacGTAAACTATATTGCATACTAGAATACATTAATCAGTAGAAGTTTTTgtcaatttacataaaattatttatagttaGTCTTAACAGAGGTTGTGAAATTTGGTAACAAAATTTTCCAATAACAGCATTCCTAATTATggacaattatttttataatgattaaaatgTAAACTATATTGCATACTAGAATACATTAATCAGTAGAAGTTTTTgtcaatttacataaaattatttatagttaGTCTTAACGGAGGTTGTGAAATTTGGTAACAAAATTTTCCAATACCTCTGAGCACACAATCAAAAGAAGTAATCACACcattgcaaatataaaaaaacaaatttgaattaCCCTTGCGATAATACAGTTGCTCAATTCAAGCACTCATATTTACAGCGTTTTATAAACAAATGGAATCCATATTAAAGGTATGTTGTCAttactatttaaattaaaaaagaaagtgtggcGTGGTAGTGAGTAGTCTCTCATGAACCTCTGCAAGGTCCCAGCACTACCTAAGTGGAGTCTAGTTTTCGGCTAGGCTGGGATTTGAGAGTT
It includes:
- the LOC136398686 gene encoding dynein light chain Tctex-type 1-like, whose translation is MGDSQDSEEATFIVDEVSSIVKEAVESVIGGSAYQHSKVNQWTNDVVEKTLSQLSKLGKPFKYIVTCVIMQKNGAGLHSASSCFWDNSTDGSCTVRWENKTMYCIITTFGLSI